CAGGCCTTGGCCCCAAATCCAGGAAGCAAAAAAAAGTCAGGTACATAGCAAGTCTGTATAATGTATTCTAATTGCAGGTGGGGGCGGATTACATAACATTGATACAGATGAAACATTTCCTCTTGGTATGACCGTTGGGCTGGCAGGAAGGGCTGTCACACAcaacaccaattttttttttaagaaaacctTCCCTGCAAGGCCAGTGTGTGATCAGCCAGTAACCACTTCCAGTTACAGGCAAGCACTTCCTGAGCAAGGCAGCCCCTCGCCCCAAGTTCTGAAATCGGATGTCTCTCAAAAAGCTGCTGATAGTGTCCAAATAGAGGAATCCCTAGCTTGTCACAAGATGTTaccaatcgtgtgtgtgtgggggggggggctcaccataATTAACGCAACAGCTTAAGTTGCAAAATAAAAAGGTGTGTGTCTGTGAGCAGGGCACCTAAATCAAAACcacagcaaacccccccccccccggaaactaTGGAGGCGGCTGCAGCTCAGAGTGCCTCCCACTACGCCTCAGTCGTACTGCAGCACTGAATGCAGCGGGAAGAGCTTGAGCACGTCTGCCCCTTTGAGGAATTTTAGCTCTATGAGCACCACACAGTCCAGGATCTCGGCCTTCAGCTTGGACATCAGTTCGCAGGCCGCTCGCATCGTCCCTGGGCAAAAGAAGAGAGCGTGGATCAGGCAGCTGCAACGCAAGTGCAAAACATTCCAGGCAGGCTGCTGCTGTTGCTCTCAAGAGACCGGGCTCTGGGGCTTGGTTAGCTGTGCAGAATTTTCTGTCCTGAGAAAGTACACTGAAGAATAAAAAGTTCACTGGAACCTCTGCCCACCCCCCTTTGAGCTTGGAAATGTGTGCAATGTCTGGCGAAAGCAGAGGAGCACCAGAAAAGGTGACTATCACgcagcagaatcatagagttgaaagggaccaccagggtcatctagtccaaccccctacacaatgcaggaaattcacaactacctccagccctcctacactcccagtgacccatacttcatgcccagaagatggccaagatgccctccctctcatcatctgcctaaggacatagaatcagcattgctgacagatggccatctaacctctgcttaaaaacctccagggaaggagagctcaccacctcccaaggaagcctgttccactgaggaacagctctgactgttagaaaattcttcctaatgtctagatggaaacttttttgattcaatttcaacccattggttctggtccgacctcttGGGGCACcagaaaagagtttctgtctagacattagaaagaaggAGGGGGCCATCTCTTTATCTGCGTTGGGCGTTAAGCTTGCAGCTTGTTTATTCGTTCTTTtaggggaattgggggggggtttcaacaCCCTGCCACCCACACGCTGGCAACCTTTTTcaccacaaaagaagaagagtggatttttatatgctgactttctctaccatttaaggaagaattaaaccggcttacaatcactttccttcctctacccaaaacagacaccttgagaggtaggtggggctgagagaactctagagagagctgtgactagcccaagttcacccagctggcttcatgtggaggagggaagaaaccaacccggttcaccagatcagtatCCGCCGCTCattcggaggagtggggaatcaaacccagaaagGGCTTACGGAAATCAAAGTAAGTTGAACCTCTCAGGGTGATGTGGATTTCTAAGCAAGATACAGCCGTGGAGTCATAAAAGCACAAGCCAGGGACAGCTAATTCTTACAAcgccagccagccattctcaCCTCCTGTGGCAAGCAAGTCGTCGATTAAGATTATTTTCTGGCCCGGGTTCACCGCGTCGCTCTGAACTTCGAGCTCTGCCTGCAGGTTAGGAAATGAGGCTTGCTTAATTGTGCTCCTCCTGGATCAGGTAAATAACAGCTGgccaagtgggggaggggagacccaCAAGCCCAGCCAACCCGAGCTCACCAAACCACAGGAGGTGTCTCCGCCAGAACTGGGCCAGATGCCGTGTCTGAGCGCTGCTGGGGCCTGCAAAATAAACCCATTACCTTGCCATATTCAAGAGTGTAGGAGACAGACTCCGTACGGCCCGGGAGCTTCCCCTTTTTGCGGATCGGCACAAACCCGACGCCCAGTCGCTGAGCCAGAACTGGTCCAAAGAGGAAGCCTCGCGAATCCAGACCTGCCAAAAGCGGAAGTGGAGTGAAGAAGGAGCAGTATACTTCACCAGCTCTCTCGGTTAGCTCGTGACTCTGCCATCAGAGGGGGCAGCGGCAGGGTAGAGACCAGACCACCGGCGGGAAACGCTCCCCCATATGAAACGAAAAACCCCTCCCGGTACAGAACTACCATGTTGGAGAAGGCTGGGCTAGCACCCTTCTCCCTTCCAGATGCAAAGAATTTCTGCAGGTGGCACCTTCAGCCAGGTGAGACTCCTGTGCAGATTTACATTTGCACCAACGTTTCTCCTCCTGCGTGGGTTGGCTCCCAACTCACCTGCAATGAAATCCACCTGGGAATGCTTGCCCTTCACGTGAGCTTCCAGGATATCGATTGCAGTCCTGAACGCCTCTGGGTCCTTCAGCAGTGGGCTGATATCCCTAGAGGAAAGAGAGGGACACCGTCCCCATGGTAGGGAGTTCCTgaggcctgcagcaggcttgccagcctccaggtggggcctggagatctggaatttccAGTGATCTCTGACGACAaatgtcagttcccctgaagaaaaggctgtttggagggtggactctatggcattataccccactgaggtccctgctctccccaggctccactccagaaTCTCCTgccatttcccagcctggagttggcaaccccactctgaAGGCAGAGGAACTCTTCACACACACTGCAATATCCTGTTTCTCTGTGGGGTAACCACGCCAAGGTTTTTGTGCTCACGGGGCAAATCCCACAGAAAATCACCCCGGCAAAAGCTACACTTGAGGAGCAGAACGGCACCCGTGCTTCCAGTATCTGAATCCCAGCCATCCGCAGTGCAGCTCCCGGTAgtgctcacagccccctcccccaggaacgaCGCTGTGGGGTAGGCAAGGCTAAGCGATAGCGAGGGTCTTTTGTAGGTTTCCACGAAAGGCAGTGGGACAAGAATGAAGGACTTTGCACCTGTGTTCGGATACAAATCAGGAAGTCCTGGGCTCAAATGTCACTTTCCTCGCACACTTGCCAGGCGCTGAAGCAAGCCATTCTCAGCCCCTCTTCTGCACTACGGGGAGGGGAAATTGCTgctctaccttacagggttatagaataatagaatcatagagttggaagggaccaccagggtcatctagtccaacccctggtaAGGGTTGCGGAGGGCGTGGGGCATTCCACGGTGCTACTTTATCCTCGTTGTCTTTTTTTAAACGGTGCTTTACACAGATCTCCATTTTCAGCTATTGCCCTAATTTGGGGAAAAGACAGCAAGTGCACTAAGTCAGCGCGCCTCTGCGCCCTCCTCTTTGCACTCCGGACCCGCCTCGGCCGCAGGCGCGCCCAGAGCCGCGGTTTCGCCCAGAGAAAAACGTCATCGCCAAGAGCACCTCTGACCATGCACAAACTACACCCGCCCCAGtcggcaatcagcccccccccccgtcccctgaAGAGCCGGCTCCGGTGCACGCGCCCTTCCGCCCAGCCTTCTCGCCCGAATTGCAAAggccctctgcacatgcacagaggcgCCCTCTTCGTCGCCCTGGAGCACGTGGCCCCGCTTACCGGAACAGCACCCCCGCCGCGGGGAAGTCCGGGAAATCCCGGATCCGCTCCCGCAACAGCCGCAGCTGCTCCGCGCTCATTGTCCCAACGCCGGCCGGTTGCCGGAGCAGCGCGCACGCGCGAGCGCGGATTCGGCACAGACCATCGaggctggagaaggggagggataaAAGGTAGGGAAGGAACCATTCTGCAGCAGCGGGGGGGGAGAGGCTCTCGAGGAGCGCGCGTGCGCACGAGCAGGTGGTTCCAAAGGGTGGGTGCTTGGCCGGGGGACAGCGGAGCGCTAGCAATGCATCTATGGACTGCGTTGATACCCCATCGGGGATCCCACAGCTGCTGCCTACGTGAcgggcccaaggccatccagccagtttccatggcagggtgggggatctgaacctgggtctcccagatccgacaCTGTCATTCCTGCTccaggctggctctcaaaaaGCCTCCCAACAAGGTTAGGATGTTGTATCTACTACTAGGGGGATTTCCCAGGTAGGCAGAAAgaaactttgtaaattaaccaaaagacagccccccccccccaaaaaaaaagttaaaggggGAAATTTAGGGAGATGGGGAAACTGGTCTGTTCAAACCCTTGAATTTGGGTGGTTGAAATTTAcaaactggattttgtttccctctccccctATGATTCCTCACCTTGTTTCCATCTGAACTCACAACCATTAAAGGGTTTCATGCCTGCAGCCTCTCCTGCCCCATCAGCTCTTTGgacaaccctaacaataatagTGCGGCCAAGTCACCAcccacttatggtgactcctcagggggctttcaaggcaagagatcagcagaggggctttgccattgcctgcctctgcacagccacACACCCTCCCCCCCGTCTTTCTTGgcgcagtctcccatccaagggcaaactgcagggccagccctgcttagtttccaagcccAAACAAgcttgggctggcctgggctattcAGACTGCTGCAGACAACTGCAACCTTTCCCTTTCCACAGATTAAAGCAATAGTTTAGGTGATCTGCAAAACTGCTTTACCCTCTTCACTAGATTTGTTTTCAtgacaatgctgtgaggtaggccacTCTTTGTACAGAGTGTGGGTGAGTTGTTCCGAAGCCACGTCATGAATACCCAGCAGAGGACGGTCTTTGACCACGCAGGTCCTGTCCCAGCTTCAGCCAGACCTTTTGGGTCCACCCCCACTGGCTAGACAGGTGTCAGAGCAGTGGCTGTCCCTGGCCTTTCCCAGCTTCTCTAGTGTTAAAAATTCTGCACTCCTGAGCCTGCTTTTAAAACAGTCTCTTCCACAGTCCCACTCCACAAACAATCCTGGAAAATGAACACAGCCCATAAAGATCAAATGCTGTATTAGTCTTCATTCCTTACAATCATCAACAGTATAAAGTTACCAATCTGACGCACATATTTCTTGAAAGTCGGCATTCTAACAAAGATACAAAatgagaccacggtcacacagcccggatagcctacaagaaacGACGAATGACAATACAGAATGAGGTTGCATGAGCCACAatcatgggaattttttttaaaagtagaaggTCCTTCATATTAATCTTTGGTACTTCATAAACACAATTGGAACCCAagtcctgaaaggaatgcctgtaaTGGCAGTGGGCTGTTGTTTGAGCAGCATAAGAACCCAAACAGTTCTTCCCAGTGAGAGATTCCTTTTTCCAGCCTGGTGCCCTTGGAAAACCCACAAGCAGAAAATGCAGCAACAGCCCTCCCCACCAGCAACTAGTGCTTCAGCGGTATACTGcccctaaacatggaggttccaattAACAAGTAATAGCTATGGgcagccctgtcctccatgacaGAGCCACAAGCACTGCATACAGCAAGCCTCTGCAAACTTCCAAACACTGTGAATTCAGCAACTCTACACAGACAGGCACCGCTTAATACTGGCCGTGTGAGCCCAAAGAGGCTCTCTTTCATCAGACTGGCAAGGGCTGAAGCCTATCTCTTCGAAGACAGAGAGGCCCCATTtacaagcccccctccccaattactgCCATAATAACCCTGAGAAAGGAAATACAAGGGAGGCCTTCCGGCCCTCTTTCTGGACACAAAAGATCAGAAGCAACCACGTCTCCAGCAGGCCGAGCATGCAGACAGGCAGAGGATCAGTGGGGCCAGAAGCACTTCTGTGGGTCTGAAGGGGGAGTCTTCAAGCACTTTCCCAGCTTCTCACAGCCTGGAGGGGCCCAGTTCTGTTGCAAGAGAAAGAGAACCAGTCACCTCTGAGCAGTTCCAAGCACttcaccattggggggggggggctggagaaaGACCCGTGTGCCCTCAAAGTGCCAGCCAGCCGGCCTGCAAAGGGCCAGAATGAAGGTTGGGAACAATGGAAATGTATTAAttcatttacagtctgcctttctcgttGCTACTAGAGGTGGATTACAGAAAAGGAGCCCACGGGAACTTTAAAAAAGCTTGTTTCTTCTTCCAATAAAAAGTTGACCAAGCCTCTCTTCCCGCGCTTACTGATTAGTTGCCATAGTTATGGCTTGTCAGAGCCCAGGGGAAGAAGACCCTCCTTGCCAAGGGGCACAGAGGCAGTCATGTGCTGGCAGAACATGGCCTTCTGCCACCTGATGCCTTGAGGGGTCCTTGGCTTGGCCAGTGTAGGAGGCTTTGAGAAGACTCCGCCAGCTCTTCtgatgcaagtaggtgatgtgaaagacctctgcctgagaccctggagagcagctgccagtctgaatagacaatattgattttgatggaccaggggtctgattcagtataaggcagcttcatgtgttcatgtgtccacttCTGGAATAACCTCTCAATAACGCAACGTTGTCCTTGTGGCTAGTTGCTTTATTCCTTGCCCTGGACAAAACCCAGGAGTATTCAGAACCTTGGGGCCCAATGCAAGTATGGACACATCATCGGGCCACCTTCCACCCTATAGTGCACATGTGCGTTCCGTTTCTGTGGGTACATGATAGGAACATGGGGCTTCatgaggacactgggaagaaggCAAAAATGGAGAGCCGCAGCCATTGGGGGCAGcaggcagaagagttggtttttatatgccgactttctctaccacttaaggaagaatcaaagtgacttacaatcaccttcccctccatacaacagacaccctgtgaggtaggtggggctgagtgtgactagcccaaggtcacccagctgccttcacgtggaggagtgaggaaaccaacccagttcaccagcttagcttccgccgctcatgtggaggagtggggaatcaaacccggttttccagatcaaagcccaccgctccaaaccaccgctcttcaccactacaccacagtggagaTGAAGATGGAGAAATTCACACTGTCCATGCTTGGAAGCCTTCAATAAAGGCACaaggctctagagcaggggtgccaaACGTAAGGCTCGGGGGCTGGatatggccccttgagagcgcttatccagcccgcaagccaaccgaggcagcccccccacacacacacccagctcccgagacgtcaattatcaaagactgttaaatgaaagaaaatattgtaagggtattattgttttaagaatgtttgtattttaagtaaaactaatatcattaattggctttgcctgtgtcttctatcaaGTTTGTATCTCAGGTACCTAGCATTAAATTTTAcagtacacatggcccggccaagtgacatttatgttatatccggccctcgtaactcTAGAGGGAGGGCGGGGTCctatccctctcccccctcccaaagctaTTACAGAATTTAAAGCCCCATTATCACTTGGCTTCATTACATATTTCTGTTAGAAGAGGCGCCAAGAACCAAGCGGCCAAATTCTCATGCCAGCAGCCCGGGCAGCCCTGTCTTCTTGGCAACAGGGTTGCTCTTcgcccgccctcccccggcaTGCCACCGTTCCTGGATTGTCTGGATTCCTCCTTCTGGCATCGTGATAAGTGAGCAAACCTTTGTGtcgctgacaggaagaaagaacCAGTCCGAGACTCTGAAAGGCTCTATAATTATTTTGCACAGACGTATTTGCAGAGATTACCCAAAGAGCTCAGGAGAAGGCGACCATCTCCGAAGGCCAAGGGTGAGACAGATAAGAAC
Above is a genomic segment from Euleptes europaea isolate rEulEur1 chromosome 17, rEulEur1.hap1, whole genome shotgun sequence containing:
- the APRT gene encoding adenine phosphoribosyltransferase codes for the protein MSAEQLRLLRERIRDFPDFPAAGVLFRDISPLLKDPEAFRTAIDILEAHVKGKHSQVDFIAGLDSRGFLFGPVLAQRLGVGFVPIRKKGKLPGRTESVSYTLEYGKAELEVQSDAVNPGQKIILIDDLLATGGTMRAACELMSKLKAEILDCVVLIELKFLKGADVLKLFPLHSVLQYD